One Asterias rubens chromosome 1, eAstRub1.3, whole genome shotgun sequence genomic region harbors:
- the LOC117295361 gene encoding transmembrane protein 223-like, translating into MIIGRAQILLSGRNLRCIGISISSRTLQSSHQTFKLCVNGGIFANRRAQCFATLTRKPINLAKETGDKNILIYRNDRLRFFRILGIFALAQVGFWSYMTFNAYTTMTDSRNFEMVKYGPEGAPPEKKNWASLTGIRMKLHSGIWRYVVTSICFVVGGTIFCGAWLYCRKNIHRIVLRKGGTKVTISTFGFFGQPWSFTTPITNISCQHSRHGVRTQLPIKVKGHRFFYVLDKEGKMYNAPLFDQTVGVMRGLL; encoded by the exons ATGATCATTGGGAGAGCACAGATCCTGCTGTCTGGAAGAAACCTTAGATGTATAGGGATATCCATATCATCAAGGACTTTACAAAGCTCACATCAAACTTTCAAATTGTGCGTCAATGGCGGAATATTTGCAAACAGAAGAGCGCAATGTTTTGCCACACTCACGAGGAAACCTATAAACCTAGCAAAAGAGACCGGGGACAAAAATATCCTCATCTACCGAAATGATCGTCTTCGGTTTTTCCGTATCCTCGGTATATTTGCCCTGGCGCAGGTGGGCTTCTGGTCATATATGACTTTCAATGCATACACAACAATGACTGATTCGAGGAACTTTGAGATGGTGAAGTACGGCCCAGAGGGGGCGCCACCCGAGAAGAAGAATTGGGCGTCTCTGACGGGGATAAGAATGAAACTTCACTCTGGGATTTGGAGATATGTTGTCACTTCAATATGCTTTGTTGTTG GTGGAACCATCTTCTGTGGTGCATGGCTTTACTGTAGAAAAAACATCCACCGGATCGTCCTACGGAAAGGGGGCACCAAGGTGACTATCTCAACCTTCGGTTTCTTTGGGCAACCATGGTCCTTTACCACACCCATCACCAATATCTCCTGCCAACATTCTCGACATGGTGTACGTACACAGTTGCCCATCAAGGTCAAAGGGCACCGATTTTTCTATGTGTTGGACAAGGAGGGCAAGATGTACAATGCTCCGCTGTTTGATCAGACTGTTGGAGTGATGCGAGGATTACTATAA
- the LOC117292549 gene encoding protein phosphatase 1 regulatory subunit 21-like, with protein MADIQTKYQKLAQEFAKLRAQNQVLKKAVVDEQGKQNVLKDGVKEKDQKIRKSEQEIDSLSFRNQQLTKRVNVLQDELEAAEGKGKKNKADHGVLNRSAAPGGVMNEELRSKIEENERLHKEVYESTHTHQQAVMQLQDKLMNLEGRASQHQNVLETATKKHLETVERLQQEKAMLEVKLQAQEKEAREATMKAEQSSQKLESLQEELGGKVAWMTHIIQTKLPFNDTEKRELNALNVPTHDRKHQMKTKEIIGQAHTLVKELCSGLSNLHTYTEQRSKIFPIDSATGPVSMVNQKFCSYLHENASYLRPLEQAFKNFQDSIKEESLTTLETATELQDFSAKFSLYVAYLQKLLPYQLLSLEEECAMSTCPQTLESRNMELHESFRKFTAAFVKLETYLTALAAVSTQSCDHPQANHRTFFEKLCECCQSISDVIKDVSKNYNFKVSLEHQLPTASQKLRTTDECVVSSLISLVTCTGKIANFTKSNLEFLSAPAGFRTRGHTLIGTSQFEGAVTSPAVSVFRLKAVKYIASLSKSCPDSVPYERAVRNQRILLSSTESQEGLAQQLASTSEKISQLEQDREHWKLESQLVQIKLAKEVQKCVVIEEELRRLHSGGKGVSPVDQGSMVAQAMAKASEVDTIPGHGGGTRKSQPQIDTSMLGQLEGITMDFGESDEKSRENLIKSHYTTRLAQLTAQRQVVDGKVVNFSSEPGDSSGKSDFVGGVERGDWLDMGEAD; from the exons ATGGCCGACATTCAAACCAAGTATCAAAAATTGGCTCAAGAATTTGCCAAG CTTCGAGCCCAGAACCAAGTATTGAAGAAGGCAGTTGTAGACGAACAAGGCAAACAGAATGTCTTAAAG GATGGTGTGAAAGAAAAAGATCAGAAAATCCGCAAGTCTGAACAGGAGATTGACAGTCTATCATTCCGCAATCAACAACTGACCAAGAGGGTGAATGTTCTCCAAGATGAGCTTGAGGCGGCCGAAGGAAAAGGCAAAAAGAACAAG GCTGATCATGGTGTATTAAATAGATCTGCAGCACCAGGTGGTGTTATGAATGAAGAACTCCGCAGTAAAATTGAAGAAAATGAGAGGCTACATAAAGAG GTTTACGAGTCCACCCATACGCACCAGCAGGCCGTGATGCAGCTCCAAGACAAACTAATGAATCTAGAGGGCAGGGCCAGCCAACATCAGAACGTCTTGGAGACTGCTACCAAGAAACATCTAGAGACAGTAGAGAGGCTACAACAAGAGAAGGCCATGCTGGAGGTTAAACTACAGGCACAAGAAAAAGAG GCACGAGAAGCAACAATGAAGGCTGAACAGAGTTCTCAAAAACTGGAGTCACTACAGGAAGAGCTAGGGGGCAAAGTAGCCTGGATGACACACATTATACAGACCAAGTTACCCTTCAATGATACAG AAAAGCGTGAGCTGAATGCCTTGAATGTTCCAACACATGACAGGAAACACCAG ATGAAAACCAAGGAGATTATTGGTCAGGCTCACACCTTAGTGAAGGAGCTATGCTCTGGTTTGTCTAATCTACACACTTACACGGAGCAGAGATCCAAAATCTTCCCCATTGATTCCGCTACAGGTCCCGTCAGCATGGTCAATCAGAAG TTTTGTAGCTATCTCCATGAGAATGCATCCTACCTTCGTCCTCTTGAGCAGGCCTTTAAGAACTTCCAAGACAGCATCAAAGAGGAATCTCTCACAACTCTA gAAACAGCAACAGAACTTCAAGATTTTTCAGCTAAATTCAGCCTGTATGTTGCCTACCTTCAAAAACTCCTGCCATACCAACTTCTAAG CCTTGAAGAAGAGTGCGCCATGTCCACTTGCCCCCAGACTCTCGAGTCGCGCAACATGGAACTCCACGAGTCATTCAGGAAATTCACAGCTGCCTTCGTCAAGCTTGAAACCTACCTCACCGCGCTGGCCGCCGTCAGTACCCAGTCATGTGATCACCCACAGGCCAATCACAGGACTTTCTTTGAGAAGTTGTGCGAGTGCTGTCAGAGTATATCTGACGTGATAAAAG ATGTTTCTAAGAATTACAACTTCAAAGTGTCACTTGAACACCAACTGCCGACTGCTTCCCAGAAGTTGCGAACAACAGATGAGTGTGTGGTGTCATCTCTTATATCTCTAGTTACATGTACAGGCAAA attGCCAATTTCACCAAGAGCAACCTGGAGTTTCTTTCTGCACCAGCAGGCTTTCGGACCAGAGGTCATACTCTCATCGGGACCAGTCAGTTTGAGGGCGCTGTCACATCGCCAGCAGTGTCCGTCTTCAGACTGAAGGCTGTTAAGTACATTGCTTCCCTGTCAAAG TCTTGCCCTGACTCTGTGCCTTACGAGCGAGCGGTCCGTAACCAGCGCATCCTTCTGAGTTCTACGGAGAGCCAAGAGGGGTTAGCCCAGCAGCTTGCATCGACCAGCGAGAAGATCAGTCAACTAGAGCAGGATAGAGAACATTGGAAGCTGGAGTCCCAACTGGTACAGATCAAACTCGCTAAGGAGGTTCAG AAATGTGTGGTAATTGAAGAGGAGCTAAGGAGGCTACACTCTGGAGGTAAAGGAGTAAGCCCTGTTGACCAGGGCTCCATGGTGGCCCAAGCCATGGCTAAAGCCAGTGAAGTGGACACTATACCTGGACATGGAGGAGGGACAAGGAAATCACAGCCCCAGATTGACACTTCTATG CTCGGCCAGCTGGAGGGAATTACAATGGATTTTGGCGAAAGCGATGAGAAATCTCGGGAGAACTTGATCAAATCTCACTACACCACGCGTTTGGCCCAGCTGACTGCACAGCGACAGGTCGTGGACGGCAAGGTCGTCAACTTCAGCTCGGAG